The following are from one region of the Sorghum bicolor cultivar BTx623 chromosome 2, Sorghum_bicolor_NCBIv3, whole genome shotgun sequence genome:
- the LOC110432622 gene encoding uncharacterized protein LOC110432622, whose product MCKCGVEASYGLVPSGLGISHFCGHMIDYDESTQKCKWKSSDDVFKFKDEYKARVAVRKMRGYPTNYVTDFVKDHKKKMLAFAQELRVRNPASIAWKKWSEEREKEIEEYRARKAEEDARKAAEEAERAEMQCLNDTIASLCAKIGCTGNWQADVGRAKYVENMILGRDAGVGGTASRPIVVEEEAEAEEDDDTGRLGDLIHLAKELGYPQDEHDYEMGRIGELLRLAEEGEASGPMPVGALEEGEAAYHN is encoded by the exons ATGTGCAAATGTGGTGTTGAAGCTAGCTACGGCCTAGTCCCTTCAGGTCTTGGGATTAGCCACTTCTGTGGCCACATGATCGACTATGATGAG AGCACTCAGAAATGCAAATGGAAATCATCTGATGATGTGTTTAAGTTCAAAGATGAGTATAAGGCAAGAGTAGCAGTTCGCAAGATGAGAGGTTATCCTACAAACTACGTcactgattttgtgaaggaccaTAAGAAGAAAATGCTTGCATTCGCCCAGGAGTTGCGTGTTCGTAACCCTGCGAGTATTGCATGGAAGAAGTGGTCCGAGGAGAGGGAAAAGGAGATAGAGGAGTACCGTGCAAGGAAGGCTGAAGAGGATGCAAGGAAGGCTGCAGAGGAGGCTGAGAGAGCTGAGATGCAATGCTTGAACGATACTATTGCCTCATTATGTGCTA AGATTGGATGCACCGGGAACTGGCAAGCAGATGTGGGCCGTGCTAAGTACGTGGAGAATATGATATTAGGGCGGGACGCTGGAGTTGGTGGCACCGCTAGCCGTCCGATTGTGGTCGAAGAGGAGGCCGAGGCGGAGGAAGACGACGACACCGGAAGGTTAGGCGACCTCATTCATCTTGCCAAGGAATTGGGGTACCCTCAGGACGAGCATGACTATGAAATGGGAAGGATAGGCGAGCTACTTCGTCTTGCAGAGGAGGGTGAGGCGTCAGGACCGATGCCTGTCGGTGCCTTAGAGGAGGGTGAGGCTGCATACCACAACTAG